Proteins from one Telopea speciosissima isolate NSW1024214 ecotype Mountain lineage chromosome 1, Tspe_v1, whole genome shotgun sequence genomic window:
- the LOC122656713 gene encoding pEARLI1-like lipid transfer protein 1: MASKAASSTALLLMLNILFFTLVSSTYCPPPPPPKCTHCKPSPSPPKSPSKSPPKSPKSPPPPPPKSSNPPPSPPKSSSPPPPSSTGCPIDTLKLGVCANVLQSLLNVTLGTQPTSSCCSLVQNLVDLDAAVCLCTAIKANLLGINLNVPVSLSLLLNYCGKNVPSGYQCS, encoded by the coding sequence ATGGCTTCCAAGGCTGCATCATCAACTGCCCTTCTCCTTAtgctcaacatcctcttcttcacTTTGGTCTCGTCTACCTATtgcccaccaccaccaccaccaaagtgTACCCATTGCAAACCATCACCTTCACCACCAAAGTCACCATCAAAGTCACCACCAAAGTCACCtaagtcaccaccaccaccaccaccaaagtcATCTaacccaccaccatcaccaccaaagTCATCTagcccaccaccaccatcgtcTACCGGTTGCCCTATAGACACCCTTAAGCTGGGTGTTTGTGCCAACGTGCTGCAGAGCTTACTCAACGTAACTTTGGGAACCCAACCCACTAGCTCTTGCTGCAGTCTCGTTCAGAATCTGGTTGATCTTGATGCGGCTGTTTGCCTTTGCACTGCCATCAAGGCCAATCTCTTGGGCATTAACCTTAACGTCCCTGTCTCCTTGAGCTTGCTTTTGAATTATTGTGGAAAGAACGTCCCATCCGGCTACCAGTGCTCTTAG
- the LOC122654081 gene encoding 36.4 kDa proline-rich protein-like: MGLRVTSIFFIFMILSLTALPPSYACGYCENPPYHHPRPPLTRHPPQLGTGRPIVPPPCNNPVINPPETIPPPYIGNPPSDGNGGNYGGGGGGGGGGGGGGGGGGGGGGGGGGGGGGRPGICPPPSTSFTCPINVLKLGLCVDILGGLVHIGLGNPVENACCPVIQGLLELEAAICLCTSIRLKLLNLNIFLPLALQVLITCGKNPPPEFMCPPLP, encoded by the coding sequence ATGGGCTTGAGGGTTACatcaattttcttcattttcatgaTTTTATCATTAACAGCACTGCCGCCGTCGTATGCTTGTGGTTACTGCGAAAATCCACCCTACCACCATCCCCGCCCGCCGCTGACCCGCCACCCACCACAACTTGGAACTGGACGACCAATAGTACCTCCACCTTGCAACAATCCGGTTATAAATCCTCCAGAGACTATCCCCCCACCTTACATTGGCAACCCTCCTTCAGATGGTAATGGTGGGAAttatggaggtggaggtggtggtggaggtggaggtggaggtggaggtggtggcggtggcggtggcggtggcggtggcggtggtggtggtggtggtcgacCAGGGATCTGCCCACCTCCATCAACTTCCTTTACTTGTCCTATCAATGTACTGAAACTAGGATTGTGTGTGGATATTCTTGGAGGGTTGGTGCATATTGGATTGGGGAACCCAGTTGAGAACGCCTGCTGTCCAGTGATTCAAGGTTTGCTAGAGCTCGAAGCAGCTATCTGTCTCTGTACGAGTATAAGACTTAAGCTTCTGAACCTCAACATTTTCCTTCCTCTCGCTCTTCAAGTTCTCATAACATGTGGGAAGAATCCTCCACCTGAGTTTATGTGTCCTCCACTACCATAA
- the LOC122648967 gene encoding lipid transfer protein EARLI 1-like, whose product MASKASASISLFFSLNLLFFALVSAQCGHCPPKSRPGTNPTPNPNNPNPTPNNPTPNPNNPNPNPNNPTPNPNNPTPNPNNPTPTPTPAARGRCPRDTLKFGVCLNLLGGIVGVVIGTPPYTPCCSLIQGLADLEAAVCLCTAIRANVLGINLNIPIALSLLLNTCGRRLPTGFQC is encoded by the coding sequence ATGGCTTCCAAGGCTTCTgcatctatttctctcttcttctcactcAACCTTCTCTTCTTTGCACTTGTGTCTGCTCAATGTGGCCATTGCCCCCCAAAGTCGAGGCCTGGTACTAACCCAACTCCAAACCCTAATAACCCAAATCCCACTCCTAATAACCCAACTCCAAACCCTAATAAcccaaatcccaatcccaataaCCCAACTCCAAATCCTAATAACCCAACTCCCAATCCTAATAACCCAACTCCAACTCCCACCCCAGCTGCCAGGGGGAGGTGTCCTAGGGATACTCTGAAATTCGGGGTATGCCTCAATTTGCTCGGCGGCATCGTCGGAGTAGTGATTGGAACTCCTCCATACACCCCATGTTGCTCCCTTATTCAAGGCCTTGCTGACCTTGAGGCTGCAGTCTGCCTTTGCACTGCCATTAGAGCTAATGTATTGGGTATCAACCTCAATATCCCGATTGCACTCAGTTTGCTTCTCAACACCTGTGGAAGGAGGCTCCCCACCGGATTCCAATGTTAA